The Amyelois transitella isolate CPQ chromosome 20, ilAmyTran1.1, whole genome shotgun sequence genome has a segment encoding these proteins:
- the LOC132902998 gene encoding uncharacterized protein LOC132902998, protein MPNPASETESSKNQSKDLRELYIKRSSVKGQITKYKNFLYNVSQNKDLSNLELAELSVKLSRFEALSLRFDDLQSQIEVLNSDNLSHEIDERENIEHEFVVNIAASKKLIDDNNKESQRFESSFHEASAFSSSHNETYNIGFKLPQIQISKFNGTYFHWLEFHDTFESLIHNNNRISDIHKFHYLVSYLEGEAARIISNLEISSANYSEAWKLLCDRYNNKRLLTNHHLNSLLNIQPITRESEKSLRFLVDHMTKNLRALSSLGQPTDKWDMLLIFMFSSKLDSQTLTKWEEYRNTLEDIPNLNNFKQFLINRADVLEAINRTNYDINSSNKRAPTFARSPQSQKTNSANNKNTKNISYTKSFASTNSE, encoded by the coding sequence atgCCTAACCCTGCTTCTGAAACTGAGTCAAGCAAAAACCAATCAAAGGATCTAAGAGAGTTATACATAAAACGGAGCTCAGTTAAAGggcaaataacaaaatataaaaattttctttataatgttagtcaGAACAAGGACTTATCCAATCTTGAACTTGCAGAACTATCTGTCAAATTGAGTAGGTTTGAAGCACTATCATTGCGTTTTGATGACTTGCAATCTCAGATTGAGGTTTTAAATTCTGATAATTTATCTCACGAAATTGATGAACGAGAAAATATTGAGCATGAGTTTGTTGTTAATATTGCAGcgtcaaaaaaattgattgatgataataataaagaatctcAACGGTTTGAATCATCTTTTCATGAAGCGAGTGCTTTTTCATCCAGCCACAATGAAACATATAACATCGGTTTTAAATTACCACAAATTcaaatatctaaatttaatgGAACATATTTTCACTGGCTGGAATTTCATGATACATTTGAAAGTCTCATTCATAACAATAATCGAATTTCAGATATACATAAGTTTCATTACCTTGTTTCCTACTTAGAAGGAGAGGCAGCACGAATAATTTCAAACCTAGAAATATCATCAGCAAACTACTCGGAGGCATGGAAACTTCTCTGTGACCGTTACAACAATAAACGTTTGTTAACTAATCATCATTTAAATTCATTGTTAAATATACAGCCAATTACACGTGAGTCCGAGAAGTCACTACGTTTCCTGGTAGACCACATGACAAAAAATTTACGCGCCTTGTCCAGCTTAGGCCAACCTACAGATAAATGGGATATGTTACTCATATTCatgttttcatcaaaattagaTAGCCAAACCCTAACTAAGTGGGAAGAATATCGGAATACATTGGAAGATATTcccaatttaaataattttaaacaatttttaataaatcgtgCAGATGTACTAGAGGCTATAAATAGAACTAATTACGACATTAACTCCTCAAACAAAAGGGCACCTACATTTGCACGCAGCCCTCAGTCTCAAAAGACAAATAgtgctaataataaaaatactaaaaatatttcctaTACAAAATCTTTTGCTAGTACTAATTCAGAG
- the LOC132902999 gene encoding uncharacterized protein LOC132902999 — translation MGPCRECKKRHNTLLHDPDSNKTSSTTESNIAVNHSSQNQQQVLLSTALIEVCNPVTRATSKVRALLDSGSQSSFISSSLKDELALNSTRIDNLRIIGIGNSNCNNVTESCTIKINSINTPFSVQLSCLVLNELTSGLPKTPIDIKTLKLPSSIVLADPTFYQPSKVDVLIGADLFWHVLGGEQRNLGPNLPKLHSSKFGWLISGPIYTKVNYNSVQCNHASVLQNADDEIHRMLPIFWNLEEVPNKTKLSDKDKFCEKHFLLNTTRLENGRFCVKLPLIDEPDCLGDTYALAKKRFINLEKRFKRNPTLKLEYSKFINEYKMLGHLTEITTKPNICYFLCHHAVLKETRKSNV, via the exons ATGGGACCGTGTCGTGAATGCAAAAAACGCCACAATACGTTGCTTCACGATCCTGACTCTAATAAAACTTCATCTACTACTGAATCTAACATCGCGGTAAACCATTCTTCACAAAATCAGCAACAAGTACTTTTGTCTACCGCACTTATAGAAGTTTGCAACCCAGTGACAAGGGCAACATCGAAGGTTCGAGCTCTCCTGGATTCAGGAAGCCagtcttcttttatttcttcttctctTAAGGACGAGTTGGCATTAAACTCAACTCGTATAGATAATTTGCGAATTATAGGTATAGGCAATAGCAACTGCAATAATGTGACTGAGTCATgcactattaaaattaattctataAACACGCCTTTTAGCGTTCAATTGTCTTGTTTAGTATTAAACGAGTTAACTAGTGGACTACCTAAAACTCCCATTGATATCAAGACACTAAAATTGCCATCTTCTATAGTCTTAGCCGATCCTACATTTTATCAGCCTTCTAAAGTTGATGTATTGATAGGGGCTGATCTATTTTGGCATGTACTTGGGGGAGAACAAAGAAATTTAGGTCCTAATCTTCCAAAATTGCATAGTTCCAAATTTGGCTGGTTGATTTCCGGTCCTATATATACAAAAGTAAACTACAACTCCGTTCAATGTAATCACGCATCTGTTCTACAAAATGCAGACGATGAAATACATAGAATGCTTCCTATATTTTGGAATCTGGAAGAGGTTcccaataaaactaaattgagCGATAAGGATAAATTTTgcgaaaaacattttttacttaataccACAAGGCTAGAAAATGGTAGATTTTGTGTGAAGCTACCCTTAATAGATGAACCCGATTGCTTAGGTGATACTTACGCATTGGCTAAAAaacgttttattaatttagaaaaaagatttaaacgAAATCCAACTCTTAAATTGGAGTATTCTAAATTCATTAATGAATACAAAATGTTAGGACATCTCACAGAAATAACAACTAAACCaaacatttgttattttctatGTCACCACGCTGTACTCAAGGAAACCA GAAAGTCTAATGTTTAG
- the LOC132902970 gene encoding uncharacterized protein LOC132902970 — translation MSMNLWWKGPKFLSKPESQWPLLKGYKNCDLPDIEVRCNTIINISDPIIKFENFSKLNKLVRTFAFVKRFIYNVQQPQNKFIGSLSVEELNNSFYILCALAQRESFQLEYDTLVKNKPLPNKCKILSLSPFLDHNHCIIRVGGRLDASDYSYEKKHPVLLHSSHHFTKLFFEQEHIRNMHAGPQLLLAVVRERVWPINGRRLARRVVNNCVRCKRIAGKTLSPKMGNLPIQRITPDHPFLSVGMDLAGPFLILNRRGRGSKLIKCYLCLFVCLRYKCVHLEAVSDLSKDAFLMAFRRFVARRGRPVEVFSDNGRNFVAAAKEIGQFLKQNSEPIVEFASQENIKFIFSPAYAPHFGGIFEAGIKSAKHHIKRILGNSHLTFEEITTLFAQVEAILNSRPLYPLSSSPNDFLPLSPGHFLIGRPLVSLPSPNLLDCKEITLRRYERLEKLRQHFWNKWQREYISELQQRSKWKTNCDKLQIGDMVLIQEDNIPPMNWRLGRVSRLFPGNDGVCRVADIDTTRGPVRRALVRLCPLVAPEADDQLG, via the coding sequence ATGTCAATGAATTTATGGTGGAAAGGCCCAAAGTTTTTATCTAAACCTGAATCACAATGGCCTTTGTTAAAAGGTTACAAAAATTGTGATTTGCCAGACATTGAGGTCAGGTgtaatacaattattaatatttctgatccaataatcaaatttgagaatttttctaaattgaataaattagtAAGAACATTTGCATTCGTAAaacgttttatttacaatgtcCAGCAAccccaaaataaatttattggtaGCTTAAGTGTagaagaattaaataattcattttatatattatgtgcCCTTGCACAACGTGAGTCATTTCAACTTGAATATGATAcattggtaaaaaataaaccattgCCCAATAAATGTAAGATTTTGTCACTATCGCCATTTCTTGATCATAATCACTGCATAATCCGCGTTGGTGGTAGACTGGATGCATCTGACTATTCTTATGAGAAAAAACACCCAGTTCTGCTCCACTCCTCTCAtcatttcacaaaattattcTTTGAACAGGAACATATTCGTAACATGCATGCTGGTCCACAGCTATTGTTGGCTGTGGTAAGAGAAAGAGTTTGGCCAATAAATGGTAGACGCTTAGCCAGACGAGTGGTTAATAATTGTGTGCGTTGTAAACGTATTGCAGGCAAAACTTTGAGTCCTAAAATGGGAAACCTTCCTATTCAAAGAATTACTCCAGATCATCCTTTTTTATCTGTGGGCATGGATCTAGCTGGACccttcttaattttaaatcgaCGAGGCCGCGGTAGTAAGCTCATTAAATGCTACCTTTGCCTATTTGTGTGCTTACGCTATAAATGTGTTCACTTAGAGGCTGTCAGTGACTTATCGAAAGATGCCTTTCTGATGGCTTTTCGTAGATTCGTAGCTCGTAGAGGAAGGCCAGTGGAAGTATTTTCCGATAACGGACGAAATTTCGTTGCTGCGGCCAAGGAAATCGGTCAATTTTTAAAGCAAAATTCGGAACCAATTGTTGAGTTTGCAAgtcaagaaaatattaagttcATTTTTAGTCCGGCATACGCTCCTCACTTCGGTGGTATTTTTGAAGCCGGGATAAAATCCGCGAAACACCATATCAAACGTATACTAGGTAACAGCCACCTAACATTTGAGGAGATAACAACATTGTTTGCGCAAGTTGAAGCCATACTAAATAGCCGTCCCTTGTATCCTCTATCATCCTCTCCTAACGATTTCCTCCCACTTTCTCCTGGACACTTTCTTATTGGAAGACCGTTGGTATCGCTGCCCTCTCCAAATTTGCTTGATTGCAAGGAGATCACATTAAGAAGATATGAACGCTTAGAGAAACTCCGCCAGCACTTTTGGAACAAATGGCAACGGGAGTATATTTCTGAATTACAACAAAGAAGCAAGTGGAAAACTAACTGCGATAAACTACAAATCGGTGACATGGTACTCATACAAGAGGACAACATACCACCTATGAACTGGAGACTTGGTAGAGTCTCCCGACTATTTCCTGGGAATGATGGAGTCTGCAGAGTAGCGGACATTGACACCACAAGAGGACCCGTACGAAGAGCATTAGTTCGGCTGTGCCCGCTGGTGGCACCTGAAGCAGATGATCAACTCGGTTGA